The Solenopsis invicta isolate M01_SB chromosome 12, UNIL_Sinv_3.0, whole genome shotgun sequence DNA window AATTTTATCCATTGTGGCATTATCCTATTTATTCCATTGATTACAGCATGTATTACTCCACTTACAGAAGACAAAAACATACTACTTAAGAAATCTTGTCCGATTCTTCTTTGATACGACCCAAaacttaaaaaacttaatgttgctaaaatcttcaaaattataAAGTGATAATTGAAACGTCtctaacatattaaaaaaacaataaaacggcaatatatatttgcacatttatcacaatttttatttaatctcacCTTTAATTCTAATGGTATTGCTGTCAACTTCTGATCCTTAAACATAAGGTTGTATACTTTCATACAACATAAAAATGGCATCTTTTGAAAATCtgtataattgtaaaatcattaatatcaaaatatctattgCTTAATTGTTAATAACGTTTCATTATTTAGTAATCTAAAATGTAATTACAAAGCAAAATGTACTAGATTGTTTATACTTACCGATATAAAGCCATAAATTGGGATTCTGGTATCTCAAAAGGATTGCTTAGATCTTGTAATTCTCTTCTAcgtattcttaaaatattattttcgtatTGTTCAAGTTGAAGCATCCACCATGCTGCAGCCATATtatactataataattattaaaatgtttttataattatatgttattcaAATTCtgctaattattaaaatgttactataataattattaaaatgtttttttttataattacatattattaaaattcttctaattattaaaatgttactacaataagtattaaaatgttaaagtaatACTGTTTGTCAATATAAAACATAACTCAAATTACCATATGTTTTGCAAAAGTACTACcaatatgtatatgaatatacTAAccgattataaaatatactagGGAATATCTAGATTTTCGCCTTTTTGTCATCAATTTTCAAGGCGGAAAAGTTCACATGGAAAGTTTCACATTTCCATAGTTCACAAAGTTACATGATCGCAAAAATTCTCGAATTCActtgaaatttttcacttttcacgtttccaccCTAGAGAAAAA harbors:
- the LOC113005596 gene encoding putative nuclease HARBI1; translated protein: MPFLCCMKVYNLMFKDQKLTAIPLELKILATLSFLSFGSYQRRIGQDFLSSMFLSSVSGVIHAVINGINRIMPQWIKFPTLPAHIQTVQEQFWINTNFPEVIGVIDGAHVAIWPPERNREH